The Herpetosiphonaceae bacterium genomic sequence GCGGGCGAATCAGCTTGCCGCTGCTGGCGCTCGTCGGCTCGAAGCGCTCGTTCAGCCAGCCGAGATGATACTGCATCATGGCGTAGAACGGCTCGATGCCCGGCTGCGGCTCTGGAAAAACATCGCGCATCGCGGCGACGATACGCTCGTGGATATCTGGATGGTGCATAGCTGCTCCAAAAAAGAGGCTGGTACGGCTTGTAATGAGGCCGTAATCCCAACTGCTATACAGCAGACTACCCTGAGCGCTACACTACATGGTGCAACTCAAGAACGCTGCCTTTGAAAGGAGTCGCTGAATATGCCACGACAGCCTGAATTTCGCTTCAAGCCAGCCGCCGGTGGTCTGGTGAAGGTGTTGGGGCCACTCGAAACCAAGATTATGCAGATCGTGTGGCGCGAAAAATCGATCACCGTCAAACAGGTACACCGCAAGCTGCAAGATAGCCCTGAGAAGCCCGATATTGCCTATACGACCGTGATGACGACGATGACCCGCCTTGCCGATAAGGGCATTCTGGATCGCCGTCGCGATGGCCTGGCCTATGTGTATACTCCCGCCGTGACCAAAGATGACTTCGAGACGATGATGGTGCGGCGTGTCCTCGATGGGCTGATGGATGATTACGAAGACGAGACGATCGATTACTTGCTGGACTACCTGGCCCGCAACGATCCGAAGCGACTTCAAAAGATGCAGCGCGAGCTACAAATGCGCGCCGCGAGCTAGCTCTTTACGGACAGCGCCCCCTGAGTTGCATAGGAAACGGCAGTGCATCATGCACTGCCGTTTGCGCGCTAAGCGTTAAGTGCAGAGTCAAAGAGTCTGCTCGGAAAACAGGATGCGCGATTCTACATAAAAAAGGGAAATGATCGGGGGACGCACCCCCGGTCTGACGGCGCACGACGTGCATCATCAACATACCTCGGTTCTCTCTGGCCCTCACTCCTGGCATGCCGACGTATTAGGCCGCTGCTCGCGCCTCTGTCGGCTGCGGAACGATGCTGCCCCATAGATCGTACGCATTGGCATGCTCGATCATCACCTCGACGAACGAGCCTACCGGCGCTTCTCCAAACGCCCACACGAAATTATCGATCTCAGGCGCGTCGCGGAACGAGCGTCCGATCACGACCGGTCGGCCCTCCGCATCGCCGATGCCTTCGACCAGCACCCGCAGCGTTCGCCCGACCCAGCGCTGATTCTTGCGCAGCGAAACCTGCTGCTGTAGCTCGCTGGCCTGCTCGAAGCGGCGCTGCTTCACGCGCTCGCTGACCTGCCCGCCCAGAGTCGCGGCGTGGGTGCCTGGCTCGTTCGAGTACTTGAAGAAGCCCGCCCGATCAAACTCCATCTCGTCCAAAAACTCCAGCAGCGCATCGAACTCGTCGCGCGTCTCGCCCGGAAAGCCGACGATAAACGTCGTGCGGATCGCGATGTCGGGCACCAGCCCGCGCAGGTCGGCGATGATCTGTTTGGTCTTGGCGGTGTCCGGTGGGCGGCGCATACGGCGCAGCGTGTCGGGGTGGGCGTGCTGCAACGGCATGTCGAGATAACACGCGATTTGCGGATAGTCGGCGATGGCCTGCATCACGCCCGGCGTGATCGACGCGGGATAGGCGTACATCAGCCTGATCCAGCGATCGTCGGGCACGACCTGGCACAGCTCGCGCAGCAGCACCGCCAGCCCATCCTGCATCTTCAGGTCGCGGCCATAGTCGGTGAGATGCTGCGCGACGAGGATGATCTCGTTGGCTCCTGCCGCTACCAGCTCGCGGGCCTCGCCCAGGATCGCGCCCATCGCTTTGGAGCGCAGGTCGCCTTTGAACGACGGGATCGCGCAGAACGCGCAGCGCAGGTTACAGCCGTCCGAAATTTTGAGATAGGCCGACGGCCCGGTGATGTGGCGCTTGATCGGCGTGGTGCGCCAGTCGCCGTACGTTCCCAGCGTCGCCGGATCGGCCACCGTCTCGACGGTCACAGGTGCCAGCTCGATCAGCGGCTTGGCTGCTTTGGCGGGCGACGAAGCGGCTGGCATCAGCTCGATCAGACCGGCGCTGCGCTTGCTGGCGCTCGGCGCGATCACCTCGCCGATGCGCATCCACTCCTTGGTCGAGAGCGTCGCATCGATGCCCGGCACCTCGCGCGTCAGCTGCTCGCGGTGGCTTTCGGCCATGCAGCCCGCCGCCACAAGCCGCTGCCCGGGGCGCTTGGCCCGCGCCAGGCCCTGCAACACGCCGACAGTTTCGTCGCGCGCGGCCTGAATAAACGAGCAGGTGTTAACAATCACGACATCGGCCTGCTCAGGCGAGCCGACCGCGTTATGGCCCTGCGCGAGCAGTAGGCCGTGCATTCCTTCGCTGTCCACGTTATTCTTCGGACAGCCGAGTGTAATCAAATGGTATTTCATCGTTTGTATGCAGCCAGGCAGCTATGTGACGCTGGCATCAAACAGGGGCGCAATCGAGCCGCCCCCGCTAAGGTTTCCCATTGTAATTGTGACGATTCCTCGAATTGCTTTACGCACCTTAGCGATAATTGGTGAACTGGAGCGGCACCGGAAAATCATCCTGGCGCTCGCGCAGCGTCCGAATCACCGCTTGCAGCTCATCCCGACTCTTGCTGCCGACGCGCACCGCATCGCCCTGGATGCGCGCCTGCGCTTTGGGATGGCGCTCTTTGATCAGCTTTTGCAGCTTTTTCGCCAGCTCGTCGCTGATGCCCTGCCTGAGCGTGATCACCTGCTTGACGCGACCGCCGCTGACCTCCTGAATGTCGCCGTAGTCGAAGATCTTCAGCGACAGGCTGCGGCGCAGCGCTTTCGTCTCCAGAATATCGCGCACGGCGCTCAGGTGCATCTCCGACTCGGTGGTGAGCGTCAGCTCCTTGTCGCCCAGGTCGATCTCGGTTTTGCTGTCTTTGAGATCGTAGCGCGTGCGCACCTCGCGCTGGGTCTGATCAACAGCGTTGACGAGCTCCTGGCGATCGAACTCGGATACGATATCAAAGGTCGATTCGGCTGGCATCTATGGTCTACTCCCTGTTGGCTCTGGTGCTCTGATAGTCTCTTTAGCCGTACCGCCGCGCACGCTGCCCATCAGCCCGCGACTCTGGCCGTTGACGATCAGTTCGACGGCGGAGGCATCGCCGACATGCAAAAAGACCTCGCGCTGCGCTTGAAACGTTTTGCTGGCGTTGGCGAGCAGCGTGCCCGTGTAATCGGTCCTGCCGTCGACCGCCACCGTCATCCACGAGCCGCGCGCGGCGTTCGGCGCGATCCGCACCTCAACCACGAGCGGAGCCTGCACGCCTGGCGTCGGGCTGGCACCTGGGCTGGCTGCCGGGCTTGCCGCCGGGTTGGGCGATGAGGCTGGCAGCGCCGGATCGGCTGTCGGCGTGGCAGCGGGTGGCAGCGGGCTTGGCGGCGTGCCCGACGGCTGGAACGTAGCGGTAGGAAACTGGGTAGCCGTGGGCACCGCAGGCGTCACGGTTGGGCCAAGCGTAATCGTGGTCGGTCGCATCAGCCCGGCTGCCTGCGCTACCAGATAGAGCACGCCAAGCAGCACCAGAATAGCAAAGAACGAGACGAACGCGCTTGGTATCAGGCACGAGCGCGTACGCGGCGGTACCGCTGCGGGCACGACCTTAATGCGATCGGTGGGCGCACCCCGCTCACGACGGTACAGCAAGATCAGCTCGTCGGCGGGCAAATCCAGGAACTGTGCGTAGTTCCGTATAAACCCACGGGCATACACATCGCCCGGCAATTGATTGAAATCGCCTTCTTCGAGCGCCTGTAAGTACCGCAACAAGATGCGGGTACTTGCCGAGGCTTCGTTTAGCGTGATCCCACGCGCTTCACGAGCTTCGCGAAACCGCGCGCCTAGTTGGCTCATACAACATTCAACCTTATGGTCATCGGGCTGTATTATACACGATCTGGTATCTCTGGGACCGTTGGGGGAGTGATCCTAGAGGATAGTATGCCATACGAAAAAGCCGATACCGGCGGTGAGGGCCAGGACGAAGAGGGTAAGCGCCAGTAGCAGATAGTGCCCTCGCCAGCTCTGACCACCGTACTCGTGATGGTGCAGATGCGAGCGCAGCAGCAGCCGTTGCTCGCGATAGCGGCTACGAACGAATTGGCCGATCCGCCGCGTCTGCTGGTGATTGGCCTGGCTCCAACGGCGGAGAATCAGGCGAATGCCGATCGCAATACGGCGCAGCGTTGGGTCGTGCGGCCCGAGCAGCACGACCCCCAGCGCAAAAAAGACGACGCCAGGCAGAACCGGCAGCATCACGCCAAGCAGGCCGAGCGCAATCGTGCTCCAGCCCATGATCCGGCGGATCATCGAGCGCGGTATGTGACGGCGGTGCATCCGTCGGCGCATATGAATGTGTCGATTCTGGCTCATGCTCTTATATTGTACCAATCATCAGGCCGCCGTGTTCTGATAGGCTGCTTATAGCACCTGCCGCTCCTCGTCGAAGTCCCAGGTTTGGAGCGCCTCCAGCTCAACCTCGATGCGCGGATGCAGCGGATCGATGCGCTTCACAAGATGAATATCGACCACGCGCCGGTCGTCGATGCCGAGCGACTGGCAGATCACGTCCTGGGCGATCTTGAGCCCGCCGTCGAGGTCGCGGCGCAGCGGCGTCTCGAAGTAAAAATCGATGAACAGCGCCAGGTAGCCCTCTTGCAAGGCCGCGCTGAACGCATCCGGCAGCACCAGCCGGTCGAGGACCTGCCGCGCCTGGGTTTTCCAGCGCTGCGCCGGGCGGCTCAACACCCGCCGCCCGTTGACGGTCGCGTACTGGTTGTTGACGCTCGGCGGCAGCGGTAGCGCAAAATGAACGATCTCAGCCATAACTCCCATGCACCTACTGAGCAAACCGGATGCCAGAAGATACGCGCTACGAAAGAACAAAGAACAAAGAACAAGGGAAATCTTGAGCTTTGAACTTCCCGACCGTGCAGCGCTTAGCGGCCCAGCTCTTTCGCCAGCAGAATGTTCATCACCTTGTAGGTCAGCTTCGCGGCCAGATAATCGGGCGCTTGCATGCCCGGAATCGGCGCTAGCTCCATCACATCGAAGGCCAGCACGCGCCCGGCGTTGGCCGCGACAATCCGCACCGCCTCCAGCACCTCGTTCCAGGTCATGCCGTCCGGCTCCGGCGTGCCCGTCGCAGGCATCAGCGCGGCGTCCAGACAGTCGATGTCGATCGTCAGGAAGACCTGCCGACCGCGCACGAACTCGGCCAGCCGCTCACGATGCTTGCCCGCGTGAATATCCTCGGCAAAAAACGTCTCGACGTTGTCGGGCTGTGTGGCAATAAACTCGGCCTCGTCGCCGCTCAGCGAGCGGATGCCAAGCTGAAGCACCGGCCCGCCGCCATTGTCGATCACCCGGCGCATCGCGGACGCATGCGAGAAGGGCGTGCCCTCGTACTCGTCGCGCAGATCGGCGTGGGCATCGAGCTGCACCGTTACGAAGTCGCCAAAGACCTGATGCAGGCCGCGCGCCACGGAGCCGCTGATCGAGTGCTCGCCGCCGATCACACACAGCAGCGCCTCGCCCGCGTAGGCCGCGACCGCCGCCGCGATCTCGGCGTGCGCTGTCTGCGGATCGCGGTAGTTCGGCGCGAGCGACGGCAGCGTATGCACGCCGTACGTCAGGGCAGGCTCGGAGCCAAACTCGCGGTCGTACAGCTCCACCTGCTGCGACGCGACCAGCAGCGCGTAGGGGCCGTTGCGCGTTCCCTGGCCGTAGCTGGTGGTCAGCTCGTAAGGCACCGGCAGCAGGATCACCCGGCTGCTTTCGCGGGCACAATGCTCTTCGGGCAGGCCCAGGAAATTGAGCGGCGGTAGAAATTCATAGCTCATACACGATCCTCTCGTCACTACCGGATCGAGCGCGTCAGGTCTTCGGTAACGCGCTACAATCTAGGTGATGCAATTGATGCTCAAGCTGAAACGGGAGTCGTCCAATGCCACAAGATAAGAAGCGGGTATATCGTCAGCAAATGCTCGGCGAGCGCCGTCATCTCCAGAGAGCGCTCGACCTGCTCGAAAAAGGCGAGCCAATCGCCGACGCGGAACAGCCCAGGAGTCGCGACGGACAGCCGCTGACGATCGAGCAGATCCGCGAGCGCATCCGCGATCTGGAGCGCCAGCTCCACATCAAGCCAGCCGACG encodes the following:
- the rimO gene encoding 30S ribosomal protein S12 methylthiotransferase RimO, whose product is MKYHLITLGCPKNNVDSEGMHGLLLAQGHNAVGSPEQADVVIVNTCSFIQAARDETVGVLQGLARAKRPGQRLVAAGCMAESHREQLTREVPGIDATLSTKEWMRIGEVIAPSASKRSAGLIELMPAASSPAKAAKPLIELAPVTVETVADPATLGTYGDWRTTPIKRHITGPSAYLKISDGCNLRCAFCAIPSFKGDLRSKAMGAILGEARELVAAGANEIILVAQHLTDYGRDLKMQDGLAVLLRELCQVVPDDRWIRLMYAYPASITPGVMQAIADYPQIACYLDMPLQHAHPDTLRRMRRPPDTAKTKQIIADLRGLVPDIAIRTTFIVGFPGETRDEFDALLEFLDEMEFDRAGFFKYSNEPGTHAATLGGQVSERVKQRRFEQASELQQQVSLRKNQRWVGRTLRVLVEGIGDAEGRPVVIGRSFRDAPEIDNFVWAFGEAPVGSFVEVMIEHANAYDLWGSIVPQPTEARAAA
- a CDS encoding RusA family crossover junction endodeoxyribonuclease; translation: MAEIVHFALPLPPSVNNQYATVNGRRVLSRPAQRWKTQARQVLDRLVLPDAFSAALQEGYLALFIDFYFETPLRRDLDGGLKIAQDVICQSLGIDDRRVVDIHLVKRIDPLHPRIEVELEALQTWDFDEERQVL
- a CDS encoding RodZ domain-containing protein, translated to MSQLGARFREAREARGITLNEASASTRILLRYLQALEEGDFNQLPGDVYARGFIRNYAQFLDLPADELILLYRRERGAPTDRIKVVPAAVPPRTRSCLIPSAFVSFFAILVLLGVLYLVAQAAGLMRPTTITLGPTVTPAVPTATQFPTATFQPSGTPPSPLPPAATPTADPALPASSPNPAASPAASPGASPTPGVQAPLVVEVRIAPNAARGSWMTVAVDGRTDYTGTLLANASKTFQAQREVFLHVGDASAVELIVNGQSRGLMGSVRGGTAKETIRAPEPTGSRP
- a CDS encoding YajQ family cyclic di-GMP-binding protein; its protein translation is MPAESTFDIVSEFDRQELVNAVDQTQREVRTRYDLKDSKTEIDLGDKELTLTTESEMHLSAVRDILETKALRRSLSLKIFDYGDIQEVSGGRVKQVITLRQGISDELAKKLQKLIKERHPKAQARIQGDAVRVGSKSRDELQAVIRTLRERQDDFPVPLQFTNYR
- a CDS encoding BlaI/MecI/CopY family transcriptional regulator, whose translation is MPRQPEFRFKPAAGGLVKVLGPLETKIMQIVWREKSITVKQVHRKLQDSPEKPDIAYTTVMTTMTRLADKGILDRRRDGLAYVYTPAVTKDDFETMMVRRVLDGLMDDYEDETIDYLLDYLARNDPKRLQKMQRELQMRAAS
- the speB gene encoding agmatinase — protein: MSYEFLPPLNFLGLPEEHCARESSRVILLPVPYELTTSYGQGTRNGPYALLVASQQVELYDREFGSEPALTYGVHTLPSLAPNYRDPQTAHAEIAAAVAAYAGEALLCVIGGEHSISGSVARGLHQVFGDFVTVQLDAHADLRDEYEGTPFSHASAMRRVIDNGGGPVLQLGIRSLSGDEAEFIATQPDNVETFFAEDIHAGKHRERLAEFVRGRQVFLTIDIDCLDAALMPATGTPEPDGMTWNEVLEAVRIVAANAGRVLAFDVMELAPIPGMQAPDYLAAKLTYKVMNILLAKELGR